One window of Sinorhizobium numidicum genomic DNA carries:
- a CDS encoding PHA/PHB synthase family protein, with protein sequence METCDRSVLAADRATEAGSANSIAAQSALPLEDEGSDGEAFRAIDRMREALSAMATGGLSPAALVLAFFDWSIHLASAPGKRMELADKAGQNWGLLLTYMAAAATRPDAPPCIEALPGDNRFRAECWQRQPYTVWAQAFLLCQQWWHNVTRNVPGMTPHHEDVVSFTARQWLDVFSPSNIPFANPEVIHKAMETGGANFSQGFRNWLEDVGRLAMRQPPVGTEAFRVGRDIAATPGKVVYRNHLIELIQYAPATEEVLAEPILIVPAWIMKYYILDLSPHNSLIRYLVARGHTVFCISWRNPTAKDRDLTLDDYRRLGIVAALDAVSAIVPERKIHATGYCLGGTLLAIAAAAMARTEDQRLASVTLFAAQTDFSEPGELALFIDHSQLHFLDSMMWHSGCLSADQMAGAFQLLRTNDLVWSRLVHDYLIGERKPMTDLMAWNADPTHMPYRMHAEYLQRLYLDNELAAGRFIVDGRPAHLQNIRVPMFVVGTERDHVAPWHSVYKIHYLTDTDVTFVLTSGGHNAGIVSEPDHPGRAFRIALTREIESSASAEEWIAAATSKDGSWWPDWVEWLAGHSAPERLAPPVIGAPKKGYPPIDDAPGTYVHQR encoded by the coding sequence ATGGAGACGTGTGACAGATCAGTTTTGGCCGCAGACCGCGCGACGGAAGCAGGGTCGGCCAACTCGATAGCGGCTCAATCGGCGCTGCCATTGGAAGACGAGGGCTCGGACGGCGAAGCATTCCGGGCGATCGATCGGATGCGTGAGGCTCTGAGTGCAATGGCGACGGGAGGTCTTTCACCTGCCGCATTGGTGCTCGCCTTTTTCGACTGGTCGATCCACCTCGCATCGGCTCCGGGCAAGCGCATGGAACTTGCCGATAAGGCAGGGCAGAATTGGGGCCTTCTGCTGACTTACATGGCTGCAGCCGCCACGCGTCCGGACGCGCCGCCCTGCATCGAGGCGCTGCCGGGAGACAACCGGTTCCGCGCGGAGTGCTGGCAAAGGCAACCCTACACAGTCTGGGCGCAGGCTTTCTTGCTGTGCCAGCAATGGTGGCACAATGTTACGCGCAACGTCCCCGGCATGACACCGCACCACGAGGACGTCGTCTCCTTCACCGCGCGCCAGTGGCTGGACGTGTTCTCGCCGTCCAACATTCCCTTCGCCAACCCGGAAGTGATCCACAAGGCAATGGAGACGGGCGGGGCGAACTTCTCGCAGGGATTCCGCAACTGGCTCGAAGACGTCGGCCGGCTGGCCATGAGGCAACCCCCGGTCGGTACGGAAGCGTTCCGCGTAGGTCGCGACATCGCGGCCACGCCTGGAAAGGTCGTCTACCGAAACCACCTGATCGAGCTGATCCAGTATGCGCCCGCGACGGAGGAGGTCCTGGCCGAGCCGATCCTGATCGTGCCGGCCTGGATCATGAAATACTACATCCTCGACCTTTCACCGCATAATTCCCTGATCCGCTATCTCGTCGCGCGGGGCCACACCGTTTTCTGCATTTCCTGGCGCAATCCGACCGCGAAGGACCGAGACCTCACTCTCGACGATTACCGGCGGTTGGGAATCGTGGCCGCGCTTGATGCCGTCAGCGCCATCGTTCCTGAACGCAAGATCCACGCAACGGGCTACTGTCTAGGAGGGACGCTTCTAGCGATCGCGGCGGCCGCGATGGCGCGCACCGAAGACCAGCGATTGGCTTCGGTTACGCTGTTTGCCGCCCAGACGGACTTCTCCGAACCTGGCGAACTGGCGCTGTTCATCGATCATAGCCAGCTGCATTTTCTGGACAGCATGATGTGGCATAGTGGCTGTCTTTCCGCCGATCAGATGGCGGGGGCATTTCAACTGCTGCGCACCAACGATCTCGTGTGGTCGCGACTCGTCCACGACTACCTGATCGGTGAACGCAAGCCGATGACCGATCTCATGGCGTGGAACGCGGACCCGACCCATATGCCCTACAGGATGCATGCGGAATATCTGCAGCGCCTCTATCTCGACAACGAACTTGCCGCCGGCCGTTTCATCGTTGACGGACGCCCGGCTCACCTCCAGAACATCCGCGTTCCCATGTTCGTCGTCGGGACGGAGCGAGACCATGTCGCACCGTGGCATTCCGTCTACAAGATACATTATCTCACCGACACCGACGTCACTTTTGTGCTGACAAGCGGGGGCCACAATGCCGGCATCGTCTCCGAGCCAGACCATCCCGGGAGAGCTTTTCGCATCGCATTGACACGTGAGATCGAGTCGAGCGCCAGTGCGGAGGAATGGATCGCGGCAGCCACATCGAAGGACGGCTCATGGTGGCCGGACTGGGTCGAGTGGCTCGCCGGCCATTCAGCGCCGGAACGGCTGGCACCTCCGGTCATCGGCGCCCCCAAAAAAGGCTATCCCCCGATCGATGATGCGCCCGGCACTTATGTGCATCAGCGGTAA
- a CDS encoding class I SAM-dependent methyltransferase → MQPEQVRLTGARETLLITLQAKAAESAMPDSLLCDRFAADALRRIDQDSRHLKVGHDMTIGIALRAYMLDRWTQAFLQRCPEATVLHLGCGLDSRIFRIDPGPGVRWFELDFPDVISLRQQIYPDRADCTMIAGSILEHGWIAKLPADRPAMIVAEGVLPYLKEYQVSQVLRRIAGHFPSGEIAFDAYSSFAIRLLRFNPAIRATGACLHWALDDPAEVERRVPRLKLIEDRSDWDIGQVARMSPPAQIALQLFSTILTPYRMGRLVRYGF, encoded by the coding sequence ATGCAACCGGAGCAAGTCCGCCTCACCGGCGCAAGGGAAACCCTGCTGATCACGCTCCAAGCCAAGGCAGCCGAAAGCGCCATGCCGGATTCGCTGCTTTGCGACCGCTTCGCCGCAGATGCATTGCGCCGTATCGATCAGGACAGTCGGCACCTTAAGGTTGGTCACGACATGACCATCGGCATCGCGCTGCGCGCCTATATGCTTGATCGCTGGACGCAGGCATTCCTTCAGCGCTGCCCGGAGGCGACTGTTCTCCATCTCGGCTGTGGCCTCGACAGTCGCATCTTCCGGATAGATCCGGGGCCGGGAGTTCGCTGGTTCGAACTGGATTTCCCCGATGTCATCTCCTTGCGTCAGCAGATCTACCCCGACCGTGCGGACTGCACGATGATTGCCGGCTCGATCCTCGAGCACGGGTGGATTGCGAAACTTCCCGCCGACAGGCCGGCCATGATCGTCGCCGAGGGCGTTCTGCCTTATCTGAAGGAATACCAGGTTTCGCAGGTTCTGCGGCGGATCGCCGGTCACTTTCCCTCGGGCGAGATAGCCTTCGATGCCTATAGCAGCTTCGCAATCCGACTGCTGCGCTTCAATCCGGCGATCCGCGCCACCGGTGCCTGTCTCCATTGGGCGCTCGACGACCCGGCAGAGGTAGAGCGGCGGGTACCGAGGCTAAAGCTCATCGAGGATCGTTCGGATTGGGACATCGGACAGGTGGCGCGGATGTCACCGCCCGCCCAAATCGCGCTGCAGCTCTTCAGCACCATCCTGACACCCTATCGTATGGGGCGCCTAGTTCGATATGGCTTCTGA
- a CDS encoding extracellular catalytic domain type 1 short-chain-length polyhydroxyalkanoate depolymerase, giving the protein MRSLADTLERLARFRRGKSGHATAATSNLSRLQRLGPNSAALEAWFHVPEALTEAPALVVVLHGCTQNAAGYDHASGWSELAEDFGFAVLYPEQVHANNPNLCFNWFNLSDVRRGQGEVHSIRQMVETMIAEHGIDRRRVYITGLSAGGAMANAALCAYPEVFAGGAIIAGLPYAAATSVPEAFDRMRGHGIPNAENLQKRLSGASPHAGAWPTISVWHGTNDRTVAEANANAIIAQWSGVHGVPSSPSSVETVDGHKRLAWRDRSGRDAIELYLIEGMGHGTPLDVASGYGHTAPYMLDAGISSTLHVARSWGLTPSFQRRRERADYARSARPAQAASRSRPARQGDIQAVIERALRSAGLMR; this is encoded by the coding sequence ATGCGATCCCTTGCCGATACACTGGAGCGACTTGCCAGATTTCGTAGAGGCAAGAGCGGCCACGCTACTGCGGCAACCTCGAATCTGTCTCGGCTCCAACGCTTGGGTCCCAATTCCGCAGCTTTGGAAGCATGGTTCCATGTTCCTGAGGCCCTGACCGAAGCGCCGGCGTTGGTCGTGGTCCTCCATGGATGTACGCAGAACGCCGCCGGTTATGATCACGCATCCGGGTGGTCGGAACTCGCTGAGGATTTCGGTTTCGCGGTCCTTTATCCGGAGCAGGTCCACGCCAACAACCCCAATTTATGCTTCAACTGGTTCAACCTCAGCGATGTTCGCCGAGGGCAGGGAGAGGTCCATTCCATACGGCAGATGGTGGAGACGATGATCGCCGAACACGGCATCGACCGTCGCCGGGTTTATATCACCGGACTGTCGGCGGGCGGCGCGATGGCGAACGCCGCGCTTTGCGCCTATCCCGAGGTTTTCGCCGGCGGCGCGATCATCGCCGGCCTTCCTTATGCCGCTGCTACATCAGTACCGGAAGCCTTCGACCGCATGCGTGGACACGGAATCCCAAACGCGGAAAACCTGCAAAAGCGGCTGTCCGGGGCATCACCTCATGCCGGTGCCTGGCCGACGATATCGGTCTGGCACGGCACGAATGACAGGACCGTCGCCGAGGCGAACGCCAATGCGATCATCGCTCAGTGGAGCGGCGTCCATGGCGTGCCATCCAGTCCGTCGTCGGTGGAAACCGTCGACGGACACAAAAGGCTGGCTTGGCGAGACCGATCCGGCAGGGACGCGATCGAGCTTTACCTCATAGAGGGAATGGGCCATGGGACACCGCTCGACGTCGCATCAGGCTACGGGCACACCGCGCCGTACATGCTGGACGCAGGAATCTCCTCTACTCTCCATGTAGCCCGCTCGTGGGGCCTGACCCCGTCTTTCCAGCGTCGACGGGAAAGAGCTGATTATGCCAGGTCCGCCCGACCAGCTCAGGCAGCCAGCCGATCACGGCCAGCTAGGCAGGGAGACATTCAGGCGGTGATCGAGAGGGCACTGCGTTCGGCAGGACTGATGCGCTGA
- a CDS encoding DUF899 family protein — protein MSELRYPNESRKYRDARDLLLKDEQELVDKVKAVAAKRRALPRGGELKEDYVFQWANEGKVGKSVKFSELFGNKNTLLLYSWMFGPNWDKPCLSCTSLVDGFDRTAYQVTRHAAFAAIAKAPADRINAWAKERGWSEIDLLSGSQSSYQADYKCQGDSDDMQWPVMHVFTKRDGKIFHFWGTELPGNHVDTVWAYWNLMDFTPEGRPDIDTPPQRYRSEFLEKHYPE, from the coding sequence ATGAGTGAACTGCGATATCCGAACGAAAGCAGGAAATATCGTGACGCACGCGACCTGCTGCTCAAGGACGAGCAAGAGCTCGTCGACAAGGTGAAAGCCGTGGCGGCAAAACGCCGTGCCCTCCCTCGCGGCGGGGAGCTGAAGGAGGATTATGTTTTCCAATGGGCCAACGAAGGAAAAGTAGGCAAGAGCGTGAAATTCTCCGAGCTGTTCGGAAACAAGAATACGCTGCTGCTTTACTCATGGATGTTCGGTCCGAACTGGGACAAGCCCTGCCTGTCCTGCACGTCGCTGGTCGACGGGTTTGACCGAACCGCGTACCAGGTCACCCGGCACGCCGCCTTCGCGGCGATCGCCAAGGCTCCGGCCGACCGCATCAACGCCTGGGCGAAAGAGCGCGGGTGGTCCGAGATCGATCTCCTTTCCGGATCGCAGTCTTCCTATCAGGCGGACTACAAATGCCAGGGCGACTCCGACGACATGCAGTGGCCGGTGATGCATGTCTTCACGAAACGCGATGGCAAGATCTTTCACTTCTGGGGAACCGAGCTCCCGGGGAACCATGTTGATACGGTATGGGCCTACTGGAACCTGATGGACTTCACGCCGGAGGGTCGGCCGGACATTGACACTCCGCCGCAAAGATACAGGTCCGAATTCCTGGAAAAGCATTATCCGGAATAG
- a CDS encoding ABC transporter transmembrane domain-containing protein, producing the protein MNAPLLFSGRRRILLAGLIGAALAQAVALASTAFATRAAFSWLDETGKIPPSVLCALAGTGLAMAALRPLFRTLAEDFGQDYARDVRLALFDHTSRAAASELTKRRTGHMAMRFIGDLAALKNWPGLGLPRLVQAAALLPAAIGVLFWLAAPFGWTGLVMTAAAFVALLVGGKTLTASHRLLRARRAQLAADMTERLPLAPQLAALGRRARELRLIRKRSAALRHVALERVALAELLHGLPEALVGIAAAVILIYGSHSGMASGTIAAALAALGLSLYPLRQVMGVVNHFAAFRAAHAKLAAALARPLRTDSFRDVRLGRGPLSLALTLTGIPPLTLGPGEDGYLPETASSIVPILSGHDVAPVDGVTLGGQPIGRLTLGSLRRSVAVIGAKPAVLRGSIRRALTLGVLDRPSDETICKRLAVQNLGPILEGLGGLDRRIAEGAADLSDAERIRLAALRAALGRPGLLVIAANLPDPSIDVWARALPATRLWLVPCRHPDAAFGPTICSLD; encoded by the coding sequence ATGAACGCGCCGCTACTCTTCTCCGGGCGCCGGCGGATACTGCTCGCAGGTCTGATCGGAGCGGCGCTCGCTCAGGCGGTCGCATTGGCCTCCACCGCCTTCGCAACAAGGGCGGCGTTCTCCTGGCTCGACGAGACAGGGAAGATTCCACCCTCCGTGCTCTGTGCGTTAGCGGGCACAGGGTTGGCGATGGCCGCATTACGCCCGTTGTTCAGGACGCTGGCTGAAGATTTCGGTCAGGACTATGCCCGTGACGTGCGCCTGGCTCTGTTCGACCATACCAGTCGAGCCGCCGCCTCGGAACTGACGAAGCGACGGACTGGCCACATGGCGATGCGGTTTATCGGCGACCTAGCTGCGTTAAAGAATTGGCCGGGTCTTGGTTTGCCACGGCTCGTGCAAGCGGCCGCACTATTGCCTGCCGCCATCGGCGTGTTGTTCTGGTTGGCGGCCCCTTTCGGGTGGACCGGCTTGGTGATGACGGCCGCGGCATTTGTGGCACTTTTGGTTGGAGGCAAGACTCTAACGGCGTCGCACAGGCTGTTGCGGGCACGTAGGGCGCAGTTGGCGGCCGACATGACGGAAAGGCTGCCGCTCGCCCCGCAACTGGCTGCGCTGGGGCGCCGCGCGCGCGAGTTACGCCTCATCAGGAAGCGTAGTGCTGCCTTGCGCCACGTGGCCCTCGAACGGGTCGCATTGGCCGAATTGCTGCACGGTCTGCCGGAGGCGCTAGTCGGAATCGCCGCCGCGGTCATCCTTATCTATGGATCGCATTCCGGGATGGCCTCGGGAACTATCGCAGCAGCGTTGGCGGCCCTTGGTCTCTCGCTGTATCCGTTGCGTCAGGTAATGGGAGTCGTAAACCACTTCGCCGCCTTCCGCGCCGCACATGCTAAGCTGGCAGCGGCTCTCGCCCGCCCTCTCCGTACCGATTCCTTCCGCGACGTTCGACTAGGGAGAGGTCCTCTGTCGCTTGCTCTCACGCTTACCGGCATACCCCCATTGACGTTGGGGCCGGGCGAAGACGGGTATCTCCCTGAAACAGCATCTTCAATCGTGCCCATCCTAAGCGGCCACGACGTTGCGCCTGTGGATGGAGTTACGCTCGGAGGGCAGCCGATCGGGCGGCTGACATTGGGAAGTCTGCGCCGCAGCGTCGCCGTCATTGGTGCAAAGCCAGCGGTTTTGCGTGGAAGCATAAGGCGTGCATTGACGCTTGGCGTGTTGGACCGTCCTTCCGATGAGACCATTTGCAAGAGACTGGCCGTACAGAACCTTGGACCTATCCTTGAGGGTCTTGGCGGTCTGGACCGTCGAATTGCCGAGGGGGCCGCGGACCTATCGGATGCCGAACGTATCCGCCTTGCCGCCCTGCGCGCAGCGCTGGGGCGTCCGGGCTTGCTCGTAATTGCCGCGAACCTGCCTGACCCATCCATTGACGTTTGGGCCCGAGCCCTTCCCGCGACGCGGCTCTGGTTAGTGCCTTGCCGGCATCCGGATGCGGCGTTTGGTCCGACGATATGCTCTTTGGACTGA
- a CDS encoding NAD(P)/FAD-dependent oxidoreductase, translating to MRLVIVGAGFAGMYAALSAARLRDIEDVSPEELEIALVAPQPILVIRPRLYEPKPETLTAPLKEVLDAVNVVYVQGSVEAVDTKTRAVDVVNAKGERKSLSYHRLVIATGSRLFRPNIPGLAKHGFSIDNLDDAIALDRHLHKLATMPASKARDTVVIAGAGFTGIEAATEMPSRLRTIFDKKAKPRVIIVDRSPAVAPDMGEFPRPIIEDALRSVGVETRLNAGVVSLDKSGVSLSTGERIEAATVIWAAGFRANPLTMEIPAARDNFDRLLVDKCLRVPSVPGVFATGDAARAACDDVGNYVLMSCQHATRMGAFAGNNAAAELLGVPTRCYHQKAYVTCLDLGEAGAIFTRGWDRKVEMVGEGAKKTKQEINRVWIYPPKAERAAALASADPERVTDL from the coding sequence AGGCGCCGGCTTCGCCGGCATGTACGCCGCGCTTTCCGCAGCCCGCCTGCGCGACATCGAAGACGTTTCGCCCGAAGAACTTGAGATCGCGCTGGTAGCTCCTCAGCCGATATTGGTGATCCGCCCTCGGCTTTATGAGCCGAAGCCCGAGACCCTTACCGCGCCTCTGAAGGAGGTGCTTGACGCCGTCAACGTGGTCTACGTGCAAGGCAGCGTCGAAGCGGTCGACACCAAAACCCGCGCCGTGGACGTCGTCAATGCCAAGGGGGAGCGCAAGTCCCTTTCCTATCATCGCCTGGTGATCGCAACCGGTAGCCGGCTGTTCCGCCCGAATATTCCCGGCCTCGCAAAACACGGCTTCAGCATCGACAATCTCGATGACGCAATCGCCCTCGACCGCCACCTGCATAAGCTTGCGACTATGCCCGCCTCAAAGGCACGCGACACCGTCGTTATTGCAGGGGCCGGCTTTACAGGAATCGAGGCGGCAACGGAGATGCCTTCACGCCTGCGGACCATCTTCGACAAAAAAGCCAAACCGCGCGTCATTATCGTCGATCGTAGCCCTGCAGTCGCCCCGGACATGGGTGAATTTCCTCGCCCTATCATTGAAGATGCACTGCGCAGCGTCGGCGTTGAGACGCGGCTCAATGCCGGCGTCGTATCGCTGGACAAATCCGGCGTCAGCCTGAGCACCGGCGAGCGCATCGAAGCCGCGACCGTGATCTGGGCGGCAGGCTTTCGCGCCAATCCGCTGACGATGGAAATTCCCGCCGCGCGTGACAATTTTGACCGGCTGCTCGTCGACAAGTGCTTGCGCGTGCCGTCCGTGCCTGGCGTCTTCGCCACCGGCGACGCGGCGCGCGCCGCATGCGATGACGTCGGCAACTATGTGCTGATGTCGTGCCAGCACGCCACCCGCATGGGCGCCTTCGCGGGCAACAACGCAGCCGCCGAACTGCTGGGTGTGCCGACCCGATGCTATCACCAGAAGGCCTACGTCACCTGCCTCGACCTCGGCGAAGCCGGCGCAATCTTCACCCGCGGCTGGGACCGCAAGGTCGAGATGGTCGGCGAGGGCGCCAAGAAGACCAAGCAGGAGATCAATAGGGTGTGGATATATCCGCCGAAGGCCGAGCGTGCCGCGGCGCTGGCCTCAGCTGATCCGGAGCGTGTGACCGATCTGTAA